The Erigeron canadensis isolate Cc75 chromosome 4, C_canadensis_v1, whole genome shotgun sequence genome window below encodes:
- the LOC122598221 gene encoding endo-1,4-beta-xylanase 5-like, protein MVFSFFAAAVMILCFFSSSALPDGSMYDYTAYTQCKLEPEDPLYNGGMLQNEVTTMESIVDNNGSTTSWPAFVLPNLTSCTFYTFSSWVKIYGSSSSLISARLMSGHSPHYCVGTVVARHDCWSFIKGGFYMSSESNPSLLYFQNSDDKEITITISSASLQPFTKEQWSLQQQYKINTERKRAVTIHVSDKQGVRLEGATVRVEQVSKDFPFGSAINNYIIGNLPYQKWFVERFNAAVFENELKWAATEPKQGAFNYTLADKLLDFVRANQIVARGHNIFWEDPKYIPSWVLNLTSSELELAVKRRITSLMTKYKDEFVHWDVSNEFLHFNFYEEKLGENATYEFFKAAHEADPLATLFMNDFNVVESCKDVKSTVDTYISKLRDLRRYGVWMDGIGLESHFEVPNLPLMRAILDKFATLQLPIWLTEVDISSNFDQDQQATYLEDVLREGFSHPSVNGIMLWSALKQNGKCYQMCLTDTNFKNLPAGDTVDKLLKEWQTGVVESKTDKHGAFSFYGFLGEYTVMASFGGKTTNSTFSVSRSDETRHFSIQI, encoded by the exons atggttttttctttctttgctgCTGCTGTGATGATTCTCTGCTTCTTCTCATCTTCAGCACTTCCAG ATGGCTCCATGTATGATTATACTGCATATACTCAG TGTAAACTGGAACCGGAGGACCCACTATACAATGGAGGGATGCTCCAAAATGAAGTCACGACGATGGAATCCATTGTCGACAATAATGGAAGTACGACTTCATGGCCTGCTTTTGTGTTGCCCAATCTCACTTCGTGCACGTTCTACACTTTCTCTA GTTGGGTCAAAATCTATGGTTCAAGTTCATCCTTGATTAGTGCTAGGCTAATGTCGGGACATTCACCACACTATTGCGTTGGAACAGTTGTGGCTCGTCACGATTGTTGGTCATTCATTAAAGGTGGATTCTACATGAGTTCAGAATCAAATCCATCATTACTCTATTTTCAG AATTCTGATGACAAGGAAATTACCATCACCATTTCAAGTGCATCCTTACAACCATTTACAAAAGAGCAATGGTCATTACAACAACAATACAAGATCAACACA GAACGAAAACGTGCTGTCACTATACACGTGTCGGATAAACAAGGTGTTAGGTTAGAAGGGGCAACGGTTCGTGTGGAGCAAGTTTCAAAAGATTTCCCATTTGGATCCGCTATCAACAATTATATTATTGGAAACTTACCTTATCAG AAATGGTTTGTGGAGCGGTTCAATGCAGCTGTATTTGAAAACGAGCTCAAGTGGGCTGCAACCGAGCCTAAGCAAGGGGCGTTCAACTACACTTTAGCTGATAAATTGCTAGATTTTGTTCGAGCTAACCAAATTGTCGCTAGAGGTCATAATATATTCTGGGAAGACCCAAAGTATATCCCATCATGGGTACTTAACCTTACTAGTTCTGAGCTAGAGTTAGCTGTTAAACGGAGAATCACAAGCCTAATGACCAAGTACAAAGATGAATTTGTCCATTGGGATGTTAGCAACGAGTTTCTTCACTTTAATTTCTATGAGGAGAAGTTAGGGGAAAATGCAACTTATGAATTCTTTAAAGCTGCACATGAGGCTGACCCTTTAGCGACGCTTTTCATGAACGATTTTAATGTTGTGGAGAGCTGTAAAGATGTGAAGTCTACTGTGGACACTTATATTTCAAAACTGAGGGATTTAAGGAGATATGGAGTGTGGATGGATGGCATTGGATTAGAGAGTCACTTTGAAGTGCCGAATCTTCCACTAATGCGAGCAATCCTTGACAAATTTGCAACTTTGCAGCTTCCAATTTGGCTTACTGAGGTCGACATCTCAAGTAATTTTGACCAGGATCAACAG GCAACTTATTTGGAAGATGTTTTAAGAGAAGGCTTCTCACATCCTTCGGTAAATGGAATAATGTTGTGGTCTGCCTTGAAACAGAACGGAAAGTGTTATCAAATGTGCCTGACGGATACTAATTTCAAAAATCTTCCAGCTGGTGATACAGTTGACAAGCTTTTAAAAGAATGGCAAACTGGAGTTGTAGAAAGCAAAACCGACAAACATGGTGCTTTTAGCTTTTATGGGTTCTTAGGCGAGTACACGGTTATGGCTAGTTTTGGGGGAAAAACCACGAACTCCACGTTTTCGGttagtagaagtgatgaaacaAGACATTTTAGCATTCAGATTTGA